One genomic region from Fibrobacter sp. encodes:
- a CDS encoding sodium ion-translocating decarboxylase subunit beta, with protein MSSILSSVAQFAGDTGFAYITPSMIVMWLVSFVLMYLAIVKKFEPLLLLPIALGALAVNIPTKGFYDGGWSIEGMFVPTEGLYYYISQGIHLELFPPIIFLGVGAMTDFGPLIANPRTLLLGGGAQFGVFATMFCAVAFGGFTLGEAASIGIIGGADGPTSIFTANKLAKHLIGPIAVAAYTYMALVPLIQPPIMRLMTNDAERKIRMKSLRKVSKAERIAFAVMVMVVCILVVPDASALIIMLMLGNIFKESGVVDRLVKTGQNELMNIVTIFLGTSVGLTMSADIFLRPQTLMIIAMGVVAFGFSTAAGLFLAKIMNKCSPKNPVNPLIGSAGVSAVPMAARVSQVEGAKYDPQNFLLMHAMGPNVAGVIGTAVCAGYMISRLS; from the coding sequence ATGAGTTCAATCCTTAGCTCCGTTGCCCAGTTCGCTGGCGACACTGGCTTTGCCTACATCACGCCGTCTATGATCGTGATGTGGCTCGTCAGCTTCGTCCTGATGTACTTGGCAATCGTGAAAAAGTTCGAACCGCTGCTGCTCTTGCCGATCGCACTGGGCGCTCTTGCGGTGAACATCCCCACCAAGGGATTCTACGATGGTGGCTGGAGCATCGAGGGCATGTTTGTCCCGACCGAAGGCCTCTATTACTACATCAGCCAGGGTATCCACCTGGAACTCTTCCCGCCCATCATCTTCCTGGGCGTGGGTGCCATGACTGACTTTGGACCGCTGATTGCAAATCCCCGTACCCTCCTCTTGGGCGGTGGTGCGCAGTTCGGCGTTTTCGCTACCATGTTCTGCGCCGTTGCTTTCGGTGGCTTTACTCTTGGCGAAGCTGCTTCCATCGGTATCATCGGTGGTGCAGATGGTCCGACCTCCATCTTTACTGCAAACAAGCTGGCAAAGCACCTCATCGGCCCCATCGCCGTTGCTGCTTACACCTACATGGCTCTCGTGCCGCTCATTCAGCCGCCTATCATGCGCCTCATGACTAACGATGCAGAACGTAAGATCCGCATGAAGTCTCTCCGCAAGGTTTCCAAGGCTGAACGTATCGCATTCGCAGTCATGGTCATGGTTGTTTGCATCCTGGTCGTGCCCGATGCTTCTGCTTTGATCATCATGCTCATGCTGGGTAACATCTTCAAGGAATCCGGCGTTGTTGACCGTCTCGTTAAGACCGGTCAGAACGAACTCATGAACATCGTGACTATCTTCCTCGGTACTTCCGTGGGCCTCACTATGTCTGCCGACATCTTCCTCCGTCCGCAGACCCTCATGATCATCGCTATGGGCGTGGTTGCATTCGGCTTCTCTACCGCTGCAGGCCTCTTCCTTGCAAAGATCATGAACAAGTGCTCTCCGAAGAATCCGGTGAACCCGCTCATTGGCTCCGCTGGCGTTTCTGCTGTGCCGATGGCAGCACGTGTTTCTCAGGTTGAAGGTGCTAAGTACGACCCGCAGAACTTCCTGCTGATGCACGCTATGGGCCCCAACGTGGCTGGCGTGATCGGTACTGCAGTTTGCGCAGGTTACATGATTAGCCGCTTGAGTTAA
- a CDS encoding ABC transporter ATP-binding protein yields MGEETVHALKGVSFDIHRGEFVTIMGTSGSGKSTMLNILGCMDKPTSGHYILDGEHTETLSRDALARIRNKKIGFVFQSYNLLSRTTALENVELPLLYNSKVSAAERRKRAIKALEMVGLSDRMNHLPNQMSGGQQQRVAIARALVNDPVIILADEATGNLDTRTSYEIMMIFQELHRQGKTIAFVTHEPDIATFSQRTVTLRDGLLKKDAINENIQDARAAYEALPPPESFDEEGDQ; encoded by the coding sequence ATGGGCGAAGAAACCGTCCATGCGTTGAAGGGCGTTAGCTTCGATATTCATCGAGGTGAGTTCGTGACTATTATGGGAACCAGCGGCTCCGGCAAATCCACCATGCTCAACATCCTAGGTTGCATGGACAAGCCAACAAGCGGGCACTATATATTAGATGGGGAACACACGGAAACGCTTTCCCGAGACGCCCTGGCCCGCATTCGAAACAAGAAAATCGGTTTCGTATTCCAGAGCTACAATCTCCTGAGCAGAACCACCGCCCTGGAAAATGTGGAACTGCCTTTATTATATAATTCAAAAGTTTCTGCCGCAGAACGCCGCAAGCGCGCTATCAAGGCTCTTGAAATGGTAGGCCTTTCCGACCGAATGAACCATTTGCCCAACCAGATGTCCGGTGGCCAGCAGCAGCGCGTTGCCATCGCCCGCGCTTTGGTCAACGATCCCGTCATTATTCTTGCCGACGAAGCCACGGGTAACTTGGACACCCGTACCAGCTACGAAATCATGATGATTTTCCAGGAACTTCACCGTCAGGGGAAAACCATCGCATTCGTGACCCATGAACCCGACATCGCCACCTTTAGCCAGCGAACCGTCACCCTACGCGATGGCTTGTTGAAAAAAGACGCAATCAACGAAAATATCCAAGACGCCCGAGCCGCCTACGAAGCTTTGCCTCCGCCGGAATCTTTTGATGAGGAGGGAGACCAATGA
- a CDS encoding thrombospondin type 3 repeat-containing protein — translation MKKFVALSLLAGGMAFAQSGLMGGTSGIHQHNAYTLGQWGIEVGTGGDIALDSWAIARGGILYRDGKGAGISEWAGTITGNFNGAIGLSDFLDIGMSLPLYYDHTNTLGMDPMDMMKASRGDVNLWMKINPIGDESTVFALATVIDLYLPTGDVSVGMRPRHAWYLSDVGGTTFPYTSADLNIGASLVFTLNFTNKGIPLIWNTNVGIVYADEGSSTLTYGTGLNFVATDWLEAFVEYSGEFRLEGDYYEINFLEDPMRLTPGLRFHLPWNLEFSAGLDVSIRTLRNFTWDWDKELENVDKYTVHYYDSKGQTIKYGYVPTPNYAGTATLTWRFGGKLDKDTDKDGVKDELDKCDHSPEGAVVDSVGCPIDSDKDGLFDGLDKCANTPKGAIIDTTGCPMDSDKDGVYDGIDKCDNTPAGVPVDQDGCVADFDKDGVPDGLDKCPNSLQGAVVDSTGCVADADKDGVADSQDKCADTPNGAVVDSVGCPVDSDKDGVADGLDMCPNTREGAKVDEHGCDDDFDADGVANAQDKCPNTKQGVKVDSTGCALDGDKDGVPDGLDKCPNTAEGTAVDETGCALDFDKDGVPDAQDKCPNTVSGLAVDSTGCALDSDKDGVPDGYDKCPNTPKDAPVDSTGCFLDTDRDGVPDYEDKCPNTVAGVKIDKKGCPVNKKEDPDQLKKGIAFQTNSAKLTKPSYATLDDIIRLMNKIPDAKLEVQGHTDNTGSAETNKKLSQDRAETVVNYFISKGIAAERVRAVGYGPEKPIADNKSKQGRAKNRRVELVPFFD, via the coding sequence ATGAAAAAATTCGTTGCATTATCATTGCTCGCAGGCGGAATGGCTTTTGCTCAGTCCGGCTTGATGGGTGGAACCTCTGGTATTCACCAGCACAACGCTTATACGTTGGGTCAGTGGGGTATCGAAGTTGGTACCGGTGGCGATATCGCTTTGGACTCTTGGGCAATTGCTCGTGGTGGTATTCTGTACCGCGATGGAAAGGGTGCTGGCATCAGTGAATGGGCTGGAACCATCACTGGTAACTTTAACGGTGCAATCGGTTTGAGCGATTTCTTGGACATCGGTATGTCCTTGCCGCTGTACTATGACCATACCAATACCTTGGGTATGGATCCTATGGACATGATGAAGGCTTCCCGTGGTGACGTGAACCTTTGGATGAAGATCAACCCGATTGGCGACGAAAGCACTGTCTTCGCCTTGGCTACTGTCATTGACTTGTACCTCCCCACTGGTGACGTTTCTGTAGGTATGCGTCCCCGTCATGCTTGGTACCTGAGCGATGTTGGTGGTACCACTTTCCCGTACACTTCTGCTGACTTGAACATTGGCGCTTCCTTGGTGTTTACCTTGAATTTCACCAACAAGGGCATTCCTTTGATTTGGAACACCAACGTGGGTATCGTTTATGCTGACGAAGGCTCCTCTACCTTGACCTATGGTACTGGTTTGAACTTCGTCGCTACCGACTGGTTGGAAGCTTTTGTGGAATATTCTGGCGAATTCCGTCTGGAAGGCGACTACTACGAAATCAACTTCCTGGAAGACCCCATGCGTTTGACCCCGGGTCTCCGTTTCCACTTGCCGTGGAACCTCGAATTCTCCGCAGGTCTCGATGTTTCTATCCGAACCCTCAGAAACTTTACCTGGGACTGGGATAAGGAACTTGAAAATGTGGACAAGTACACTGTTCACTACTACGACTCCAAGGGACAGACCATCAAGTACGGTTATGTTCCGACTCCGAACTATGCTGGCACTGCTACTCTTACTTGGCGCTTCGGTGGCAAGCTTGACAAGGATACCGATAAGGACGGCGTGAAGGACGAACTGGATAAGTGCGATCATTCTCCGGAAGGTGCTGTGGTTGACTCTGTTGGCTGCCCCATCGACTCCGACAAGGACGGCTTGTTCGACGGTCTCGATAAGTGCGCTAACACTCCGAAGGGTGCAATCATCGATACTACCGGTTGCCCGATGGATTCCGATAAGGATGGCGTTTACGATGGTATTGATAAGTGCGACAACACTCCGGCTGGCGTTCCTGTTGACCAGGATGGTTGCGTTGCTGACTTTGATAAGGATGGCGTACCTGACGGTCTCGACAAGTGCCCGAACTCTCTGCAGGGTGCTGTAGTTGACTCTACTGGTTGCGTTGCCGATGCTGATAAGGATGGCGTTGCTGATTCCCAGGATAAGTGCGCTGACACTCCGAACGGTGCTGTGGTAGACTCTGTTGGCTGCCCGGTTGACTCCGACAAGGATGGTGTTGCTGACGGTCTCGACATGTGCCCGAATACTCGTGAAGGTGCTAAGGTTGATGAACACGGTTGCGATGACGACTTTGACGCTGACGGCGTTGCCAATGCTCAGGACAAGTGCCCGAACACCAAGCAGGGTGTGAAGGTTGACTCCACTGGTTGCGCTCTCGATGGCGACAAGGACGGCGTACCTGACGGTCTTGACAAGTGCCCGAACACTGCTGAAGGTACTGCTGTTGATGAAACCGGTTGCGCTCTCGACTTCGATAAGGACGGCGTACCTGATGCTCAGGACAAGTGCCCGAACACTGTTTCCGGTCTCGCTGTTGACTCCACTGGTTGCGCTCTTGACTCCGACAAGGACGGCGTACCTGATGGCTACGACAAGTGCCCCAATACTCCGAAGGATGCTCCGGTTGATTCCACTGGTTGCTTCCTCGATACCGACCGCGACGGTGTACCTGACTACGAAGACAAGTGCCCGAACACTGTGGCTGGTGTGAAGATCGACAAGAAGGGTTGCCCGGTTAACAAGAAGGAAGACCCGGATCAGTTGAAGAAGGGCATTGCCTTCCAGACCAACTCCGCTAAGCTTACCAAGCCCAGCTATGCAACCTTGGATGACATTATTCGACTGATGAACAAGATTCCGGATGCAAAGCTTGAAGTTCAGGGCCACACCGATAACACCGGTTCTGCAGAAACCAACAAGAAGCTTTCTCAGGATCGTGCAGAAACTGTGGTGAACTACTTCATTAGCAAGGGCATCGCTGCAGAACGCGTCCGCGCTGTGGGTTATGGTCCCGAAAAGCCCATTGCCGACAACAAGAGCAAGCAGGGCCGCGCTAAGAATCGTCGCGTGGAACTGGTTCCGTTCTTTGACTAA
- a CDS encoding MBL fold metallo-hydrolase, with translation MVKKVVCLGCRLKKWGVALVLACAFLVGCMYVSGEVIEENVASATFLDVGQGLAVLFEFDGKFAMYDSGPDSVGVMDSLRARGVDTLQWVVASHYHRDHVGGLLELEDGHGSESGRSMSPGPVVKRLYVGLDTAGGFIRDSLFRLARCLKIPVDTIFRGSEITLGALRLKTLWPPAFMTLGGNESSIVLDGRLDSSTASFLLAGDLDSASERRLLELSPSLSTNLLQVPHHGSSGSNSLKFLSQLAPRFAVISVGENNGYGHPTKSVLQKLKYVIGDTAAIYRTDLNGTVEFQMVPGVGVVP, from the coding sequence ATGGTAAAAAAGGTGGTGTGTCTAGGGTGTAGGTTAAAAAAATGGGGCGTGGCCTTGGTGCTTGCTTGCGCATTCTTGGTGGGCTGCATGTATGTGTCCGGCGAGGTTATCGAAGAAAATGTGGCTAGTGCTACCTTCCTGGATGTTGGGCAGGGGCTGGCTGTTCTTTTCGAATTCGACGGAAAGTTCGCCATGTACGACTCTGGTCCCGACTCGGTGGGGGTGATGGACAGCCTGCGCGCTCGGGGCGTGGATACGCTTCAGTGGGTGGTGGCTAGTCACTACCATCGCGACCATGTGGGAGGCCTGCTGGAACTAGAGGATGGCCATGGTTCTGAGTCTGGAAGGTCGATGTCCCCTGGGCCGGTTGTAAAGCGGTTGTATGTGGGCCTGGACACCGCGGGAGGCTTTATTCGCGACAGTCTCTTTCGATTGGCCCGGTGTTTGAAAATTCCTGTGGACACGATTTTCCGTGGCAGCGAGATTACGTTGGGTGCGCTGCGATTGAAGACCTTGTGGCCACCAGCGTTTATGACCTTGGGTGGAAATGAATCTAGCATTGTGCTGGATGGACGCCTTGATTCGTCTACAGCATCTTTTTTGCTGGCGGGTGATCTGGATTCCGCTAGTGAACGCCGTCTCCTAGAGCTGTCGCCGTCCTTAAGTACAAACCTTTTACAGGTTCCTCACCATGGTTCCTCGGGAAGCAACTCGCTGAAATTCTTGTCTCAGCTGGCGCCTCGGTTTGCAGTCATCAGCGTGGGAGAAAACAACGGGTACGGTCACCCTACGAAGAGCGTCCTACAGAAACTGAAATATGTGATTGGCGATACCGCTGCAATCTATCGTACGGATTTAAATGGTACAGTAGAATTCCAGATGGTTCCTGGTGTGGGCGTCGTACCCTAG
- a CDS encoding TIGR02147 family protein, giving the protein MKKIIEYTDYRRYIADYYVDRKARRAFTWRDFAKSAGFSSPVYLKMVSQGVYNLSDAAVERVAVAMELKDWEVEYFKVLVDLNHAKDDESRRTLFNEMLSIAAAHKATVVEGDSFRYFSDWKNPLLRELAPAMANAKPLEMAKACMPKITAAEVSEVLAFLTKSGLLKKESDGSYRQTEQFVTTGPMEITPLAVRQLHRQMGELAIDTIENVAQKERHFSGLTMGLSEKSYEKVVQKIAEFRKSVADIVMADDKMERVYRLNMQLFPMSQKISGEKK; this is encoded by the coding sequence ATGAAAAAAATTATTGAATACACAGATTACCGCAGGTACATCGCAGACTACTACGTTGACCGCAAGGCACGTAGAGCCTTTACCTGGCGAGATTTCGCAAAGAGCGCTGGGTTCTCGTCGCCGGTGTACCTCAAGATGGTTTCTCAGGGCGTGTATAACCTAAGCGACGCTGCTGTGGAGCGTGTTGCTGTAGCCATGGAACTGAAGGACTGGGAAGTGGAATACTTCAAGGTCTTGGTAGACTTGAACCACGCCAAGGACGACGAATCCAGAAGGACTCTTTTCAATGAGATGCTCAGCATCGCTGCGGCCCACAAGGCGACCGTTGTAGAAGGGGATTCCTTCCGTTATTTTAGCGACTGGAAGAACCCTCTGCTTCGTGAATTGGCACCTGCCATGGCTAACGCAAAACCTTTGGAAATGGCCAAGGCCTGCATGCCTAAAATTACCGCGGCAGAGGTTTCCGAGGTTCTCGCCTTTCTGACAAAGTCGGGACTTCTCAAAAAGGAATCCGATGGCAGCTATCGCCAAACGGAGCAGTTCGTCACCACCGGCCCCATGGAAATCACGCCACTGGCTGTTCGTCAGTTGCACCGCCAGATGGGCGAGCTGGCCATAGATACCATTGAGAATGTGGCTCAAAAGGAACGGCATTTTTCTGGCCTTACCATGGGGCTTTCTGAAAAGTCCTACGAAAAGGTGGTTCAGAAAATTGCTGAGTTCAGAAAGAGCGTGGCAGACATCGTCATGGCCGACGATAAAATGGAAAGAGTCTATCGCTTGAACATGCAGCTCTTTCCCATGTCTCAAAAAATTTCAGGGGAAAAGAAATAG
- a CDS encoding acetyl-CoA carboxylase biotin carboxyl carrier protein subunit — MKKTVRISFEGKSYDVEVEVLDSNVAVAPAAAPAAAPAPVAAPAPAAAPAVAGGTEVKSPLAGSVFKLKVKVGDKVEANQEVAIIEALKMENPVVAPCAGTVNSVSVKETDTVVDGQTLLTIA, encoded by the coding sequence ATGAAGAAGACCGTACGTATCAGTTTCGAAGGCAAGAGCTACGATGTAGAAGTTGAAGTTCTTGATTCCAATGTCGCAGTTGCTCCGGCTGCTGCTCCTGCTGCAGCTCCCGCTCCGGTTGCTGCTCCGGCTCCCGCTGCTGCACCGGCCGTTGCTGGTGGCACCGAAGTTAAGAGCCCGCTGGCTGGTTCCGTGTTCAAGCTGAAGGTCAAGGTTGGCGACAAGGTTGAAGCAAACCAGGAAGTCGCAATCATCGAAGCTCTCAAGATGGAAAACCCGGTTGTCGCTCCTTGCGCAGGTACCGTGAACTCTGTTTCCGTTAAGGAAACCGATACCGTCGTCGACGGCCAGACTCTCCTCACCATCGCTTAA
- a CDS encoding GtrA family protein, whose product MLHFIKYNIIGIMNTLITLLVVWVLHQLLDWNLELSNFLGFVAGGCNSYLCNRIWNFKSHNDKKSEIIRFLVVFVCAYGVNLAVLEGCVYALAHFSWLAGFNEFVSKFMKPSYFANIVANVVYVLVSFTMYKKWVFKSK is encoded by the coding sequence ATGCTTCACTTCATTAAGTACAACATCATCGGCATCATGAACACCCTAATCACCCTTTTGGTGGTCTGGGTACTTCATCAGCTGCTGGACTGGAATTTGGAACTGTCCAATTTCCTCGGCTTCGTGGCCGGAGGTTGTAATAGTTACCTCTGCAACCGCATTTGGAATTTCAAAAGCCATAACGACAAGAAATCCGAAATCATTCGATTCCTGGTGGTGTTCGTCTGCGCCTATGGAGTGAACCTCGCCGTATTGGAAGGCTGCGTCTACGCCCTCGCCCACTTCAGCTGGCTTGCTGGTTTCAACGAGTTCGTATCAAAATTTATGAAGCCCAGCTATTTCGCCAACATCGTTGCAAATGTGGTCTACGTTCTTGTAAGTTTCACTATGTACAAGAAATGGGTTTTTAAATCCAAATAA
- a CDS encoding histidine phosphatase family protein: MMFGKKDLQKNSSPFKWFFVALSVMALLTACDDKKHFAPEFEEGFEDNKGGSDSGSNNGSDSSSGIPDTGLSDEPVVEDTTAVSDVNQLPKCTSSNEGESFFVAAENTLYFCVKGEWDKDAVETLGVSCADGKLILGAAEVEAVEEGPDSFGYDTLTAAVVYRREGVPMAGLVEKGTFLHGTSVTVVELDSAKRLADSERKHTTCITTSDGSYTFDAFNIVSPYVRVEASGYFKSELTGGLSADLITLRNVTDLTERDSVNVNILTHIDAVVTSLLVEQSGYNSTVRSVKELSLKRILYSFGVVISGFNDNLFNQSQGGFGFGSTQTVSKISDEINLFDDDEFGKALVAISIMMQRNGSGQEMLQYVGKIAEEIARNGRWVDGNSRADLADWLMALDVNGDFEKIRKNIAGWKQGDVPDFESLLRKFWTTEFQFPTCNKSNDGMVTHIGYSQSSYFGCNYQDTAKTKVRFTCDAELGRWRAATDIEKDTVGLGADTSKYDGAIRPGVINKDKSYIYEASKKQWRAATSDDIMDFTDVADVYNGLAADESVVFVLRHAERTNETGSKGHLTDNGKAQAKSVGAKFKYAGSIHFAYSGYTRTLETCEGIASGAGVSASPEILDGLDGNWYVKNGDPSIESLTSWAYTGKPAGDFYDLELRSQEFVSSYILTRQYKLQKVNFYISHDMMVLPFAVYASQGKVDLRFFDVQGTRNWLNFLAGVAVIYNTAGKVRYVPVRGLDSGTMKL; the protein is encoded by the coding sequence ATGATGTTTGGAAAGAAAGATTTGCAAAAAAATTCCTCTCCATTTAAGTGGTTTTTTGTTGCGTTGTCTGTCATGGCCCTGTTGACAGCCTGCGATGACAAAAAGCATTTTGCACCTGAATTTGAAGAAGGATTCGAAGATAACAAGGGTGGCTCAGATTCCGGATCGAATAATGGTTCGGACAGTTCTTCCGGTATTCCGGATACAGGGCTTTCTGATGAGCCTGTGGTGGAAGATACTACCGCAGTTTCCGACGTAAACCAGCTTCCCAAATGTACCTCCTCCAACGAAGGTGAATCTTTTTTTGTGGCTGCAGAAAATACGCTGTATTTCTGCGTCAAGGGTGAATGGGACAAGGATGCCGTAGAAACTCTTGGGGTATCCTGTGCCGATGGAAAATTGATTCTTGGTGCCGCTGAAGTCGAGGCGGTTGAAGAAGGCCCGGATAGTTTCGGCTATGACACACTGACCGCAGCTGTTGTCTATCGTCGCGAAGGCGTGCCTATGGCAGGCCTTGTAGAAAAGGGCACGTTCCTCCATGGAACTTCCGTAACAGTGGTGGAACTGGATAGTGCGAAACGTTTGGCTGATTCTGAACGAAAGCACACGACCTGTATTACTACCAGTGATGGCTCCTACACTTTTGACGCTTTCAATATTGTTTCTCCTTATGTTCGAGTGGAGGCTTCCGGTTATTTCAAGAGCGAATTGACTGGCGGTCTTTCTGCAGACTTGATTACCTTGAGAAACGTGACCGACTTGACGGAACGAGATTCCGTGAACGTCAACATCCTGACGCATATTGATGCGGTGGTTACGTCCTTGCTGGTAGAACAGAGCGGTTACAATTCCACGGTTAGATCCGTTAAGGAATTGTCTTTGAAGCGAATTCTTTACTCTTTTGGTGTGGTGATTTCTGGCTTCAATGATAATCTTTTCAATCAGAGTCAGGGTGGCTTTGGTTTTGGGTCGACCCAGACTGTTTCCAAGATTTCCGATGAAATCAATTTGTTCGATGATGATGAATTTGGTAAGGCTCTTGTGGCTATTTCCATCATGATGCAGCGAAATGGTTCCGGTCAGGAAATGCTGCAGTACGTTGGCAAGATTGCTGAGGAAATCGCCCGCAATGGAAGATGGGTGGACGGAAATTCTCGCGCCGATTTGGCCGACTGGCTTATGGCTCTTGATGTTAATGGTGATTTTGAAAAGATTCGCAAGAACATTGCCGGCTGGAAACAGGGTGACGTGCCTGATTTCGAATCCTTGCTGCGCAAGTTCTGGACCACGGAATTCCAGTTCCCCACTTGCAACAAATCTAACGATGGCATGGTTACCCACATCGGCTATAGCCAGAGTTCTTACTTTGGTTGCAATTACCAGGATACCGCGAAGACCAAGGTTCGCTTTACCTGTGATGCGGAACTCGGCCGTTGGCGCGCAGCTACCGACATCGAAAAGGATACGGTGGGCCTTGGCGCAGATACTTCCAAGTACGATGGTGCAATTCGTCCGGGCGTGATCAACAAGGACAAGAGCTATATCTACGAGGCTTCCAAGAAACAGTGGCGTGCTGCAACGAGCGACGATATCATGGACTTTACTGATGTCGCTGATGTCTACAATGGCTTGGCTGCAGATGAATCTGTGGTGTTTGTTCTCCGTCATGCTGAACGTACCAATGAAACTGGTTCCAAGGGACATCTGACCGATAACGGCAAGGCCCAGGCAAAGAGCGTTGGTGCGAAGTTCAAGTATGCGGGTTCCATACATTTTGCCTATTCCGGTTACACCCGCACGTTGGAAACTTGCGAAGGCATCGCTTCTGGAGCGGGAGTGAGTGCTAGCCCGGAGATCCTTGATGGTCTTGATGGTAACTGGTATGTCAAGAATGGTGATCCGTCTATTGAATCCCTGACTAGCTGGGCCTACACAGGGAAGCCGGCCGGTGATTTCTATGACCTGGAACTTCGCAGTCAGGAATTTGTTTCCAGCTACATTTTGACAAGACAGTACAAACTGCAAAAGGTGAACTTCTATATCTCCCATGACATGATGGTTCTTCCCTTTGCTGTTTACGCTTCCCAAGGAAAGGTGGACCTGCGTTTCTTTGATGTCCAGGGAACCCGCAACTGGCTGAACTTCCTGGCGGGGGTGGCCGTGATTTACAATACCGCAGGCAAGGTTCGCTACGTGCCTGTCCGTGGCCTTGATTCCGGCACCATGAAGCTGTAG
- a CDS encoding acetyl-CoA hydrolase, which translates to MNWIEDKKCTAEEAALLINDGDVLGVSGFTLAGYPKVVPTALAARAERLHAEGKPFQVTLFSGASTGDSCDGALARADAVSFRMPYQSNPALRKAINSGSIKYIDAHLGKMGYWIRTGALPRPTVAIVEVTQILPDGRVCLSTSGGNSVTFLESAEKIILELNTRFGEACIGIHDVALPELPPHAKALPIDAAGDRVGDTFARVNPNRVVAIVEQSRFDEVTPFVEPDEISRNIGDRILDFVRYEEKRGRLLKGLAYQSGVGKVANAVLSAMAADSRLHQIDLYTEVIQEAVLPLLKNGKLGIASGTALTLSGSTQKEFVANAEEWKKHLIIRQQEVSNSPDVIKRIGVISMNTALEVDIFGNVNSSLVTGSAMMNGIGGSADFARNCLLGFFMTPSVAKNGTISSVVPYVSHVDHPDHDTMIFVTEQGLADLRGLAAEDRARLIIKNCAHPNFKEPLSDFLEYSLKHAKGIHMPLAINRAFEMHQKFLETGCML; encoded by the coding sequence ATGAATTGGATTGAAGACAAAAAGTGCACCGCAGAAGAAGCGGCTCTCCTTATTAACGATGGTGATGTTCTTGGCGTTTCCGGATTTACGCTGGCCGGATACCCGAAGGTGGTGCCTACTGCACTTGCTGCCCGTGCCGAGCGACTTCATGCTGAGGGAAAGCCTTTTCAAGTGACGCTTTTCTCCGGAGCTTCTACCGGTGATTCCTGCGATGGAGCACTTGCCCGAGCAGACGCTGTCAGCTTCCGCATGCCTTACCAGTCCAATCCCGCTCTCCGCAAGGCTATCAACTCCGGTTCCATCAAGTACATTGACGCCCACCTGGGTAAGATGGGCTACTGGATCCGTACGGGTGCGCTGCCCCGTCCCACAGTTGCCATTGTGGAAGTGACCCAGATTTTGCCCGATGGCCGCGTGTGCCTTTCTACTTCCGGCGGCAATTCCGTTACCTTCCTGGAATCTGCAGAAAAGATTATTCTGGAATTGAACACCCGCTTTGGGGAAGCTTGCATCGGCATTCACGATGTGGCGCTGCCGGAACTTCCGCCTCACGCAAAGGCTTTGCCTATTGATGCTGCTGGCGACCGTGTTGGCGATACTTTCGCCCGCGTAAACCCGAACAGGGTCGTCGCCATTGTGGAACAGTCCCGCTTCGATGAAGTGACGCCTTTTGTTGAACCAGATGAGATTTCCCGCAATATCGGCGACCGCATTTTGGATTTTGTTCGCTACGAGGAAAAACGGGGTCGCCTCCTGAAGGGGCTTGCCTACCAGAGTGGTGTGGGTAAAGTTGCAAACGCTGTTCTCTCCGCCATGGCTGCGGACAGTCGCCTCCATCAGATTGACCTTTATACCGAAGTTATCCAGGAAGCGGTTCTTCCGCTGCTGAAGAATGGCAAACTTGGTATCGCTTCCGGCACGGCTCTTACTTTGTCTGGAAGCACCCAGAAGGAATTTGTGGCTAACGCTGAAGAGTGGAAGAAGCATTTGATTATCCGCCAGCAGGAAGTGAGCAACAGCCCCGATGTTATCAAGCGCATTGGCGTCATCTCCATGAACACGGCTTTGGAAGTGGATATCTTCGGTAACGTGAACAGTTCCCTGGTGACGGGTTCCGCCATGATGAATGGTATCGGCGGCTCTGCAGACTTTGCACGTAACTGCCTGCTGGGATTCTTCATGACTCCTTCTGTTGCAAAGAATGGAACTATCAGTTCCGTGGTACCTTACGTAAGTCATGTGGACCATCCGGATCACGACACCATGATCTTTGTGACGGAGCAGGGACTTGCCGACCTTCGTGGCCTTGCCGCCGAAGATCGCGCCCGCTTGATTATCAAGAACTGCGCCCACCCCAATTTCAAGGAACCGCTGAGCGACTTCCTGGAATACAGTCTAAAGCATGCCAAGGGCATCCATATGCCTCTGGCTATTAACCGCGCCTTCGAAATGCATCAAAAATTCCTGGAAACGGGATGCATGTTGTAG